The following nucleotide sequence is from Malania oleifera isolate guangnan ecotype guangnan chromosome 4, ASM2987363v1, whole genome shotgun sequence.
AAGCGCTAGTGGCTACGCCCCTCCTCCCACTTCCCACTTCCCAGTTCTCTGTTCTCGTCCCGATCCCGATCCCAAATCCCAAATCCCTCTTCCAGTAGCTGGATGGATGGATTAAGTGACTCAGgtacatatttaattaattttaattatttcggttagattcggttaaccgaattacccgaaaaggaaTTCAGTCGGGTTTGGTTCGGGTAGCTTTCcttgttcggtcggttcggttaacagaatttattaactgaaatttttggttaattcggttaattaaccgaatctggccgaaccgaccgtttgctcacccctactacagactactgtttgacttgacagtggtcggccaaccatttttaggtcctgccttcgggccacacaacccagtcatgtgggggtaatacatgacaatagccaactaacctacgaggattgtttttatgttattattactatatgagatgagatatgcttatgaaaatgcagtatgttctaccatgtgttgatatatatatatatgtcttttccagatttgacgaaacagtactgaatatgttatgtatggtatatgtagaatatagaatactcatgttgccacacactagtattagtttatttcccttactgagaggtgtctcgctcctaaattttataaactttttaggagccctatataggagagcgggaaaagcctcgctgaGCTAGTGTTGtatatctgccctttttgaagggtatgtttctttttgtagggatagttagattttgtgggaaatgtccctagatttattttgggatgtatatatggaaatactgtggactatagcaactctggtacattgtaatatatggtattgagatgtacattattgtatgttttctactgcttggacttctgctgtatgttctgatatatccctggtacccacgggtccaggcgGATTGTGACTTGCTGAACTGGAATATAGGAAATGTGCTATTGATAttatcaatataaaaaaaaaaagtggaaaatgGGTAGGTCGTGACACAATCCATTAaactcagtacgtggcccacctAGGGCAATTGCATACCTCATAGTACGTGACCCTCATAGGGCAGCTTGGTATCTCACAATAcatggcccacgtagggcagctacgTATTTCACTGTACAAGGCCCACGTAGGGCAACTATGTACTCACATTGTACGTGGCCCATGTAGGGCAGCTACGTATGTCactatacgtggcccacgtagggcaactACGTACTCCTTTGTATGTGGTCCTCGTAGGGCAACTACGTACTTGCATTGTATGTGGCTCACGTAGGGTAGCTACATATTTTACTACACATTTACACTCACAATAGATAATATTCACGTCAACCCACAATCATCATCAAACAATGTTCACAGCCAAACAGTACTCACAACTAGACAATATTCACAACTGATCAGTAATTACAAGCAGACAGTATTTTCAACCAACAGTATTCTCAAGTAAACATTATTTTCAATCAGTTAATTATAAAGGATTATTCTCATACCGCactatttttcccaaattataaattataacgAAAACATTATTTTAACTTGGCTGATCTGTCcgaaaaatcatactataattatacgcttcctatacttgaaaataaccacgtcaaatttaaataaaaacctggtataattttatttccccttaaCCGATCCTCGAAGTTCAGCCTAAAATGAATAGGAAACcgaaccctgtattccaaaaatcctaacttaatcagttcaatgccaaaatattcatcatttaacatctcttaggcccacacactcccaataattaatttaatattaaaaatatcatacttaccttagttttggagtggtgcccaagtaccccaaatcaagtttctgcttcagctaacttgaagagaaactccccaggaacctcatggtggttttcGATCGTTGAATCGAGCTAAATCTGAGTCGGATTTGAAGAAAGAACGTAGGAGAaccgaaacctagagagagaaaaaaaaggagagagaattCGCGGAAGAAAAGATCCAGGGCCTATTTATAtcctggccttcgtcgacgagtttaaaaggtttgtcgatgaagccaagaagaacattcgtcgacgatgtCATCATGTTCTTTGATGAATCCactaaaaatctgaattttacctactctcggtaattccttgtcgatgagacatatgtattcatcgacgagaccaaaaAGGACATTCGTCAACAAGGAGaacaagttcgtcgacgagtttctgCTTGATGcccatttttaaatttcttttccctttcttttattttcccttttcccatttatttatttctttttatttttctgagtttgggttatcacattctccccctcttacaaaatttcgtcctcgaaattcgttaatcagCATATATTCTATCACAAATTTCACACATTTCAATCTATTCTAGCATGTGAACAATTGCATCACCCATAATCAAATAAAACTAATTATTTATCTCAAATATAAACACGTTACCTGCATCTCTAGTAGTGTTTGTCCCAACTGGGGCAAGTGTGTAGACACGCGCTGGTCCCCGTCACGTGGCATCGGGTTATTTCCCCGGTTTTGATCTAAAGTAGGTGTGTTGCTCGACGGTCCTTGGTTGTGACCCAGCGGCTCATGGCAATCTCGAAAAATATGTGGTCGTACTTGCCACATCGATAGCACATAGGACCCCAACCttggcattctccccaatgcctcctattacACCTCGCACAGTATGAGGGTGTTGAATTACCCTAATggccttgatcactcctaactGGTCTCTAACAGCCAGTGTCTTTGTCTCCCCTCCATGGACCATGTCTGGCACTAGCATGAGAGCTGGGAGacataggtctcttcctctgctCTAACATCCCTATGCCTCCCTGCAGACTCAATTCTgcaacggtggctttatccaccagtttTGAAAAACTCTGTATCTGTAAGCACGCCACTTGCTTGTAGATTCTCTACTTCaagcccctttcaaaccacctcaCTTTTTGATATTCATCTTGAACCATAAAAGGAGCAAAGTGAGAAAGTTCCATGAACTTAGCAGCGTATTGTTGCACAGTGAGTTGCTTCTGAGTCAAATTGAAGAATTCCTCTGCCTTAACATTCCTGGTGGTGACGAGAAAATACCGGTCgtagaagacctccttgaaacgCTTGTATGTCATAACAGTAGGCATTGCCTGCTGCTCTTCCAATAGCTTCACTGCCAGCCACCATCGCTCAGCCTCTCTTGTTGGTTTGAAAGTGGCGAAGAGGACCTTTTGCTTCTCAGTGCAATCTAGTAATGTCAATATCTTCTCTAtcttctgcacccaattctcagctacgaTTGGGTTAGCACCTCCTGCAAAAGAAAAGGGTTTCAACCCGAGAATATTTATCACTTAACATCtcttaggcccacacactcccaataattaatttaatattaaaaatatcctacttaccctggttttggattGGTGCCCAAGTACCCCAAATAAAGTTTATGCTCCGGCTAACTTGAAGAGAAACTCCCTAAGAACCTCGCGGTGGTTTCCGATCGTCGAATTGGGCTAAATTTGGGCCGAATTTGAAGAAAGAAGGTAGGAGAAccaaaacctagagagagaaaatgaaagaggagagagaattcAAGGAAGAAAAGATCTAGGGCCTATTTATAActtggtcttcgtcgacgagtttaaaagattcatcgacgaagccaagaagaacattcgtcgatgaggtcatcatgttcgtcgatgaatccactaaaaatctgaattttcccCACTCTCGGCAATTCCTCGTTGAGGAGACAcgtgtattcgtcgacgagactaagaaggacgttcgtcgatgaggagaacaagttcgttgacgagtccctgcttgatgccatttttaaatttcttttctctttgttttattttcccttttcccttttatttattttcttttacttttctgAGTTTGCATTATTACAATACCAGTGTCTCACATGCACTTACTTAAAACCAACACTAACTAGTCCCACCCCGGAGCTCTCTAGGCTTGGTTCTTTGTATTCCCTGAGATGTTAGAATTATTGGAGTGAGACATTTCTCAATAAGACGGagtagattattatcagtgtgtggcaacatgagttttagtgtaacaAGAAAACATTCATTACTTAATTAACCTTGActaagaaatcatgtaaaactgtacacacacacacacacacacacacacacatatatattatatatatgaaaacacaTAGTCTCTTTTCAAAACATGCTTTGGTTCAATAAATTTCTCTGTTTACATTAGTTTACATATATGCACAAAAGAACCTCCCTAAATGGataatcatataatatcatgtattaacTTCATATAATCAAGTTGTGTGATCTAAAGACTAGACTTAGCCATGACTGACCTACCACCAGACGAAGTCAACATActatatctgtaagtacgatttgcctaccccaTGCTGGCCCGTATATCGGGAAGGTACAACCCCATGCTGGCTCGTATACCGGGAGGGTACAACCCCATGCTGGCTCGTATACCAGGAAGGTACAACCCCATGCTGGCCCGTATATTGGGAGGGTAAAACCCCATGCTGGCCTGTATACTGGGAGGGTACACTACTCATCTTTAtccaaatcgactatccaattaCCAACACTCTTAGAGTAGTGTGGTTTCACTGATATATCTTATTAATTACGGTACCGAGCTTCCTTTACATATCTGGTCCATCAGGTTTCTTAAATCatattatacaatttatataataaaaacaataatatgatctcattttcacaattcggTATAAAACTATCATATTCACAAGTTAGTATAAAACCTATCATATTTATAAATCGGTATAAAACGTCATATCCACAATATCTGCATTATTCccaaaaatttcataaattagtaTAATACCACAATTCTtgccatataataccataaaaactCCAACTGatttaattatacaataaaaacaaataaatcattaccatgtcatacaatttatataataattataattttataaagtaCACgaaaaattttcacaaacatatattcagtaaatttaaataaaaatgagggtatgatcaatttcacctatttaatttaataccATTAAATCCCAAAAACCTGATATAATCAAATCATTGTAGtttgatttaattccaaaatattcccaaaaatcggatataatcaaatccctgcagtttaatttaatccaaaaaatattcccaaaaacccaatctgatcaaatccctacagtttaatttaatcccaaaaatattcccaaaaaaccaATTTGAttaaatccctacagtttaatttaatcccaaaaatattcccaaaatcatatattcaaatttaatcggttaaatttttaaaaataaaaacctaaCATAATATATTCCTCTTGTCATAACCCCGGAGTAGTGTCTACGATGTCCAGACGATTAAATCACTCCGATGAAAACGTTTAAGAGCGGAGCTGAGACCTGAAAATGGTGTTAGTTTTTCAATTTGAcagagagatggaggagaaagctagagagagaaagagagagtttgaggagaaagagagagagagagcgctcATTGGGGGTGGGCTTTGAAAGATTACAAATTTAATCTTCTTGATGAACATTCAAAAAGATTTAgtttacatataataataataataataataataataataataataataataataataaattaattaattaattattattttttagatcaCTATACTATATTTCAAGCTATCAATGCCTATGTTGCATCCATGGAAAGCAACCCAACAAACTCTTTTTCTTCCATATTCGTCAACAAGTTTGCTTAATTGGACAATAGCAAATGCATCCTCATCTCGTGGTCTTCTTCATGGTTAACCATGCAATATCCTCTCATTTTGTAAACTACTAGCAACACAAACATAAAAAGAAAGAGGGTGAGAGAGAGCCAAAAGCGAGGAGAGGAAATATTCCTGATTTCAACTATACAACTTGTCGTTTATGCATTTTTAATTTTCTCATTCAATGTTACTTGCTCCTCCTAAATAAAAGGCATTTAATGTGTTATTGACACTTAACTAATAAATACCTTTTAAGAGTTAATAAATAGGTTTGTCTTTAATATTTTTGACATGTAAGAGAgggaaaaaggagaaaaataagtataaaaaagttaaatagaaacaaaaaaatgaTATACaatgattaattttaattatttatattacaaaGGTTAACATAAAATACGTATgatcatttattttataaatatataattacattTAATACTTATAACATTAATGTCAATGTTGTCAAATTGACTACTAGGATGACCCGTTCATTCAATTAGTTGAATTAATTTAATGACATTTTGAATTTTATCTGTTTGAGTTTTAGAAACATGACATTATTAGACATACTAATAGTATTAATGatcattttctaaaaaaatctactaaaattgttttattaaattaaatattaatatgaaaaattttatatacttatTGAAATCTTATaatgtaaataaaaatattttcataaatagatttccaaaaatatcaaattatttgaatatttttgaatTCCCTAATTAGGGATAAGCATAATTCAGTTAAAACCGAATTAATCGAATAATataaatgaataataaataattatatgtattatatattaaaatattatatatattatatatatactaaaattttagtttttatatatatatatatattcaaaaatcaaaggaTGACATAAGGTGACGTCGTAGAGCGGGCGACGAAGCAACTTGGTTTCAGACACTGGCCCCCAAAAAGGCAACCGAACATCAGAATTGAAATTGGTAGACGTTCCATTCAAACACGGATACTGGAGAAGCATTTTGTTCAGAGCCAGAATGGATGAACCCCAAGATCAACCAGCAATATCCGACAGGGTCTTGATCGGCGGGACTTTGACACTGGTGACTCTTTCCAGCGACGGCAGGCTGCAATGGTCGGAGGACGGGAAGCAGCGGTGTTTGATTGTGGAGAGGGAGGTGCTTGGATTTGCGACGGAGGGTTCCAGGATCAGCATAAGGGCTGTGGTAGATAGTGGAAAGGGAATCTACTGTTGGGGAAGCAGAGGAACTTTGATGAGGAAACGATTCGTCTTCGAGCCATTGTCGGAGGAATCGAAGCAACTCTGGTGCCAAAAGCTCCAACGGCATATTGTTTCTCTCGGTGACTTTTGTTATTAGGcgttcatattattattattattattattattattttaaaattttattcgtGATCTGTTTGCCTGTTGAAAAAAACGtaccaaattattattttttaaataaaaatttcatttttatttcatcaGTTCTATTGCCAATCAAACTTAGTATTAATGCGCATTTGAAATTTTGATGATGTTGTAGCTTTCTTCGTTGGTCTTAGCTCACAAGGGTCAAGGGCTCTGTCTTGGGACGAGTGTGCATACATTACTATTTATGAGAAGATTAAtgataaatattatattttatagtCATAGGCGATGTAGTTTGTCATTGATCATTCCATCATGGAGAGAATTCTTAGTTGGTCACGGTTCTTAGCCCTTCACTGGTGAGTGACTGACGGCTTATCTTCTCCCCAACCTCAAACTTTTTTTAAGAGGGTTCCCAGGGGAATATAGAGGTTATAGTTTGGGGCCTTCATGCTCCTGAGTTCAAATTAAGGAGGACTGTGAAGGGTACGGGATTGAGTTGGGTTACCTCTCTTTTGTGCAACCTTGGCCAAGAGAGGTGGGCTTTCAGTAGAACTAATTctttttaagagagagagagagagagagagagagaaaagatgaGTTTCTCTCCAAAACTATCATTTGGTTTACAATAGCTGGAGAGATGAACAAAGAAGTGGAGAGGAAAGTGTACAGGAGCCACTTTTTCTTCCTAAGTTGAAAAGAAATGGAGAGAAATTAAGCAAAAGTACTAAAACAACCTTAGGTAACTCTTATGAAACCGGACAGTGAGAGTCTCTCCTGTAAaattctttttcctcttctttctacTTCTCTCCAACCAAATAGAAGATGTGCTAATGACTATCCTAATTTACCCTACTGATTTTGAGTAGTATTCGTGTGAATTAAAATTATGACATTCAAAGCAAACCATTGCAACAAATGAAAGGATATTTCACAAAATTATACCCCTAGCAAGATCATTTTTTTGAATCTAATTACTCAGTTCCAAaacttttatttaatttgttttcaattatcattaatttttttttgatttcCAAGCAAAGTAACAGGAATAGAGATAAGGAGACTTGGAATCTTATGATTACGAAAATCATTCCAACATCAAGCTTTTATTAAATGTTCTCCTATTTTTTCTTATGCTGGATTGCTGGAATCTTATGGTTATGAAAGTCATTCCAACATCAAGCTATTATTAAATGGTCTCCTATTGTTTCTTATGCTGGATCAGAAATTAATCATGAATTCAACATGACTTCTGGTACAATAGGTTTCTAATAttttctattgttttttttttggttcaataGTAACATTCTCTTCATTCTGCTCTTTGTTCAGAACGTCCTAAGAGGCTGTTTATTTTTGTGAACCCATTTGGTGGGAAAAAGTCCG
It contains:
- the LOC131153704 gene encoding uncharacterized protein LOC131153704, producing MGFYPPNIRASMGLYLPGIRASMGLYPPGGANPIVAENWVQKIEKILTLLDCTEKQKVLFATFKPTREAERWWLAVKLLEEQQAMPTVMTYKRFKEVFYDRYFLVTTRNVKAEEFFNLTQKQLTVQQYAAKFMELSHFAPFMVQDEYQKVRWFERGLK